The following are encoded in a window of Gramella sp. MT6 genomic DNA:
- a CDS encoding DUF4175 family protein translates to MGNFGLVQQKLEAFIKKYYLNLILKGSILFLATGLLYFLLVIGLEYFLWLSTTGRSILFWLFVLVEVLLLFNFVGIPLFKLLKISKGIDEYKASKIIGKHFPEVNDKLTNLLQLKNNSRQSDLLLASIDQRSRELTPVPFSGAIDLKENKKYLRFVVLPLLIILGLFAAGKAEVITKSFSRISDYNTTYLKPAPFQFLIQNNELEVREGEPFKLQVRTVGDYNPESVQILLDGNENFMKQTAPGIFEYTISGMSEDIEFQLRSNEVSSGEYKVEVIKVPKLLNFEMDLDYPLYTGLNDEKLSGTGNITIPEGTIINWNFNTRNTEYINFKIPDSAIQVRAQNNQANLKRKLVSNLNYSVSASNNLVKDFENLDYSVRVIKDQYPEISVISERDSLNTDIQYFKGEISDDYGLSRLELVYFTEETEEKPNRVAIPVSKESYDEFHFSFPGNLELKPGNSYNYYFRVFDNDAVNGAKSSRSATFSYREKTMEELENEQLQEQNDAIKNIGEKLEEYEKSDEELKEISKLEKEKEELNYNERKKLEEFLKRQKQQNEMMKTYSEKLEKSFQKNDDQENSPMEEELKKRLENNEKRLEANEELLKELEEYSEKIQKEDLGKKLEELSKQNKNNQRNLEQLLELTKRYYVEEKKQKLGRDLEKLSDEQEELSEKADENNTEKQEQINEDFEKFRDQMDELEKENEKLKQPQELDREEVEEESIKKDQKEATESLQQNNKPQAKPKQKDAAKKMKQMSQRMQQSSMMQQQEQLEADAETLRQILDNLMVFSFEQEDLLNEFKVIQQSNPKYAGKLKEQSNLRENFRHIDDSLYMLAMRNPMVNEVITDKLTNIEFDIEKSIERLSENEIPQGTSSQQYVVTGANDLANLLDQILGSMQQMMANPQSGNGNGGQEFQLEDIIEQQQQLSEKMKEKSNGEKEQKQGQRQSEGEGQSGELYEIYKEQQMLRMQMEQLMQENGMKSGDATVEEMKRIEEQLLDKGFDPETARRMQQLQYELLKFEKARKLQGTDDKRKSETNRLEYENGLNNQIDRAKEYFNSTEILNRQTLPLRQIYKEKVKDYFGKGRD, encoded by the coding sequence ATGGGGAATTTTGGGCTGGTGCAGCAAAAATTGGAAGCTTTTATTAAAAAGTATTATCTCAACCTAATACTTAAAGGGAGCATACTGTTTTTGGCTACCGGACTTCTTTATTTTCTGTTGGTAATAGGTTTGGAGTATTTTCTATGGCTTTCAACAACGGGTAGAAGTATTCTCTTCTGGTTATTCGTCTTGGTAGAAGTTCTGCTGCTCTTTAATTTCGTCGGGATTCCTTTGTTCAAACTTCTTAAGATCTCCAAAGGGATTGATGAATACAAAGCCTCAAAGATCATTGGAAAGCATTTTCCAGAAGTGAACGACAAGCTTACGAACTTACTTCAGCTAAAAAACAATTCGCGACAAAGTGATCTTTTGCTAGCTAGTATAGATCAACGTTCCCGGGAACTTACTCCCGTTCCATTTTCTGGAGCTATAGATCTAAAAGAAAATAAAAAGTATCTACGTTTTGTGGTTCTGCCATTATTGATCATTCTAGGTTTGTTTGCTGCCGGAAAAGCCGAGGTGATCACCAAAAGTTTCAGCAGGATCTCAGACTATAATACTACTTATTTAAAACCCGCACCTTTTCAATTTCTAATTCAGAACAATGAGTTGGAAGTAAGGGAAGGGGAGCCCTTTAAATTGCAAGTGAGAACTGTTGGAGATTACAACCCTGAAAGCGTGCAAATCCTTCTTGATGGAAATGAAAATTTTATGAAACAGACTGCACCCGGGATTTTCGAATATACAATTTCGGGAATGTCAGAGGACATAGAATTTCAGCTAAGGTCTAACGAGGTTTCTTCAGGAGAGTATAAAGTTGAAGTGATCAAGGTTCCCAAATTATTGAATTTTGAAATGGATCTTGATTATCCTTTATATACAGGTTTAAATGATGAAAAACTTTCAGGAACAGGAAATATCACCATTCCTGAAGGCACTATTATCAACTGGAATTTTAATACCAGGAATACTGAATATATCAACTTTAAAATTCCAGATTCTGCTATTCAGGTTAGAGCACAAAATAATCAGGCTAATTTGAAAAGAAAATTAGTTTCTAACCTTAACTATTCGGTAAGTGCTTCCAATAATCTAGTTAAGGATTTTGAAAATCTGGACTATTCGGTCAGAGTAATTAAAGATCAATATCCGGAGATTAGTGTTATTTCAGAAAGGGATAGTTTAAATACTGATATTCAATATTTTAAAGGTGAAATTTCGGATGATTATGGGTTAAGTAGGCTTGAACTGGTCTATTTTACTGAAGAAACCGAAGAAAAGCCCAATAGAGTGGCAATTCCGGTTTCGAAGGAGAGTTATGATGAATTTCATTTCAGTTTTCCCGGAAATCTTGAATTAAAGCCAGGGAACAGTTATAATTACTATTTCAGGGTTTTTGATAATGACGCCGTCAATGGAGCGAAATCTTCCCGTTCGGCTACATTTTCTTATCGAGAAAAGACAATGGAAGAATTGGAAAATGAACAATTGCAAGAGCAGAATGACGCCATTAAAAATATCGGGGAGAAATTAGAGGAGTATGAAAAATCTGACGAGGAGTTAAAGGAGATCTCTAAACTTGAAAAGGAAAAAGAGGAACTTAATTATAACGAAAGAAAAAAGCTGGAGGAGTTTTTAAAGCGACAAAAGCAGCAAAATGAAATGATGAAAACCTATTCTGAAAAGCTGGAAAAAAGTTTTCAGAAAAATGATGATCAGGAAAATTCTCCGATGGAAGAAGAATTAAAAAAGAGGTTGGAAAATAATGAAAAGCGATTGGAAGCAAATGAAGAATTGTTGAAAGAGCTGGAAGAATATTCTGAAAAGATCCAGAAAGAAGATCTTGGAAAAAAACTAGAGGAACTATCAAAACAAAACAAAAATAATCAGAGGAATCTAGAACAACTTTTAGAACTGACCAAACGCTATTACGTAGAAGAGAAAAAACAAAAATTGGGTCGCGATCTTGAGAAGCTTTCAGATGAACAGGAAGAACTTTCAGAAAAAGCAGATGAAAATAATACCGAGAAGCAAGAGCAAATTAATGAGGATTTTGAAAAGTTCAGAGATCAAATGGATGAACTTGAGAAGGAGAATGAAAAATTAAAACAACCTCAGGAACTGGATAGGGAAGAGGTAGAAGAAGAAAGTATTAAAAAAGATCAAAAGGAGGCCACCGAAAGTTTGCAACAGAATAATAAACCTCAAGCAAAACCAAAACAAAAGGATGCTGCCAAGAAGATGAAACAAATGAGCCAGCGGATGCAGCAATCTTCTATGATGCAACAACAGGAGCAACTTGAAGCAGATGCTGAAACCTTAAGACAGATACTGGATAACCTTATGGTTTTCTCTTTTGAACAGGAGGATCTTTTAAATGAATTCAAGGTTATACAACAGAGCAATCCAAAATATGCTGGAAAACTTAAAGAGCAGAGTAATCTAAGGGAAAATTTCAGGCATATTGACGATAGCCTATATATGCTGGCTATGAGAAATCCCATGGTGAATGAGGTCATCACCGATAAGCTAACTAATATAGAATTTGATATAGAAAAGTCCATTGAGAGACTTTCAGAAAATGAAATTCCACAGGGAACTTCCAGTCAGCAGTATGTTGTTACAGGAGCTAATGATCTTGCAAATTTATTAGATCAAATACTTGGCTCTATGCAACAGATGATGGCTAATCCTCAATCTGGAAATGGTAATGGCGGTCAGGAATTTCAACTTGAGGATATCATAGAACAACAGCAGCAGCTTTCAGAAAAGATGAAAGAAAAGTCTAACGGCGAAAAGGAGCAAAAGCAAGGTCAGCGACAGAGTGAAGGCGAAGGTCAAAGTGGGGAGCTATATGAGATCTATAAAGAGCAACAGATGCTACGTATGCAAATGGAACAATTAATGCAGGAGAATGGAATGAAATCTGGCGACGCGACAGTGGAGGAAATGAAACGTATAGAAGAGCAACTGTTGGATAAAGGATTTGATCCTGAGACTGCAAGGAGGATGCAACAACTGCAATACGAATTGCTTAAATTCGAAAAGGCACGAAAACTTCAGGGAACCGATGATAAACGAAAATCTGAAACCAATAGATTAGAGTATGAGAACGGTCTTAACAATCAGATTGATAGGGCTAAAGAATATTTCAATTCTACTGAAATTTTAAACAGACAAACCTTACCTTTGCGCCAAATTTACAAAGAGAAAGTAAAGGACTATTTTGGAAAAGGGAGAGATTAA
- the ybeY gene encoding rRNA maturation RNase YbeY — MEKGEINFFSENDFNLEQENDFRNWVERVIESENKYVGDINFIFCDDKYLLDINVKYLDHDTYTDIISFDNGIGNTLHGDIFISTERVEENASNFNVDFLEELKRVVIHGVLHFCGYQDKSERDKELMRRKEEEKIKLFHVEQS; from the coding sequence TTGGAAAAGGGAGAGATTAACTTTTTTAGTGAAAATGATTTTAACCTGGAGCAGGAAAATGATTTTCGAAATTGGGTGGAACGCGTCATAGAATCGGAAAATAAATATGTTGGTGATATAAATTTTATTTTCTGCGACGACAAATACCTACTCGATATAAACGTAAAATATCTCGACCATGATACCTACACGGATATTATTAGTTTTGATAATGGGATAGGAAATACTTTACACGGAGACATTTTTATAAGCACCGAAAGGGTAGAAGAAAATGCTTCAAATTTCAATGTAGATTTTTTAGAAGAATTAAAGCGGGTCGTGATTCACGGCGTATTACATTTTTGCGGATATCAGGATAAATCTGAAAGGGATAAGGAATTGATGCGACGCAAGGAAGAAGAAAAAATCAAATTGTTCCACGTGGAACAATCATAA
- the mnmG gene encoding tRNA uridine-5-carboxymethylaminomethyl(34) synthesis enzyme MnmG — protein MFDKQYDVIVVGAGHAGSEAAAAAANMGSKTLLITMNLQNIAQMSCNPAMGGIAKGQIVREIDAMGGYSGIVSDTSAIQFKMLNKSKGPAMWSPRVQSDRMRFAEDWRIKLEQTPNLDFYQEMVAGLIIKNDKVVGVRTSLGLEIMAKSVVCTNGTFLNGLIHIGDKQFGGGRAGERAATGITKDLIDVGFEAGRMKTGTPPRVDGRSLDYSKMVEQPGDDIPGKFSFSDETKPLTKQRSCHMTYTSNEVHEILKEGFDRSPMFNGRIKSMGPRYCPSIEDKINRFADKDRHQLFVEPEGWNTVEVYVNGFSTSLPEDVQFKALRSVEGFENVKFFRPGYAIEYDYFPPTQLKHTLETKLVEGLYFAGQINGTTGYEEAACQGMMAGINAALKVQERDEFILKRNEAYIGVLIDDLITKGTEEPYRMFTSRAEYRTLLRQDNADFRLTEKSYNLGLASEERMRKMEQKKDKSFKFVQFLKDLSVVPEEANPVLEKRKSSPMKQSDKVFKVFSRPQITMEDVKNFSGVEEFISENDLDEEMIEQTEIQVKYSGYIQKEKNNADKLNRLEDIRIPNNFDYSKIKSMSYEAREKLKKVQPTTISQASRISGVSPNDISVLLVYMGR, from the coding sequence ATGTTCGATAAGCAATATGATGTTATTGTTGTTGGAGCGGGGCATGCCGGAAGTGAGGCAGCTGCTGCAGCCGCAAATATGGGTAGCAAAACCCTTCTTATAACCATGAATCTTCAAAACATTGCTCAAATGAGTTGCAACCCTGCAATGGGTGGTATCGCGAAGGGGCAGATTGTTAGAGAGATCGATGCTATGGGAGGTTATAGTGGTATTGTGAGTGATACCAGTGCTATCCAGTTCAAGATGCTTAATAAATCTAAAGGACCTGCTATGTGGAGTCCGAGAGTGCAAAGTGACCGAATGAGGTTCGCTGAGGACTGGAGGATCAAACTGGAGCAAACACCAAACCTTGATTTTTATCAGGAAATGGTAGCTGGTCTAATTATAAAAAATGATAAGGTTGTTGGAGTTCGTACCTCTCTCGGGCTTGAAATAATGGCTAAATCTGTAGTATGTACCAACGGTACTTTCTTGAATGGATTGATCCATATTGGAGACAAACAATTCGGCGGAGGTAGAGCAGGAGAAAGAGCCGCAACCGGAATCACGAAAGATCTAATCGATGTTGGTTTTGAAGCCGGCAGAATGAAAACAGGAACCCCACCAAGAGTAGATGGAAGATCACTGGATTATTCTAAAATGGTGGAACAACCGGGAGATGATATTCCCGGGAAATTTTCATTCTCAGACGAGACCAAACCACTTACTAAACAACGTTCCTGTCACATGACCTATACGTCCAATGAGGTGCATGAAATTCTAAAGGAAGGATTTGACAGGTCTCCAATGTTTAATGGTAGAATTAAAAGTATGGGACCAAGATATTGTCCTTCTATAGAGGATAAAATAAATCGTTTTGCAGATAAGGACAGGCATCAACTTTTCGTGGAGCCTGAAGGATGGAATACGGTTGAAGTATATGTAAATGGATTCTCAACTTCGTTGCCAGAGGATGTTCAGTTTAAAGCTTTACGTTCTGTAGAAGGATTCGAAAATGTGAAATTCTTCCGTCCGGGTTATGCTATAGAATATGATTATTTTCCACCTACACAGTTAAAGCATACTTTAGAAACTAAGCTTGTAGAAGGTTTATATTTTGCTGGACAGATCAACGGAACGACAGGTTATGAAGAAGCAGCCTGCCAGGGAATGATGGCTGGTATAAATGCTGCTTTAAAAGTTCAGGAAAGGGATGAGTTTATCCTTAAACGTAATGAAGCTTATATAGGTGTTCTTATAGATGATCTAATTACTAAAGGTACAGAAGAGCCATATAGAATGTTTACATCACGTGCAGAATACAGAACTTTATTAAGACAGGATAACGCTGATTTCAGGTTAACCGAAAAGTCTTATAATTTAGGTCTGGCATCTGAAGAAAGGATGCGCAAAATGGAACAGAAAAAAGATAAGTCTTTTAAATTTGTTCAGTTTTTGAAAGATCTTAGTGTGGTTCCTGAAGAAGCAAATCCGGTTCTGGAGAAAAGAAAATCTTCCCCAATGAAACAAAGTGATAAGGTCTTTAAAGTTTTTTCCAGGCCACAGATTACGATGGAAGATGTGAAGAATTTTAGTGGGGTAGAGGAGTTCATTTCTGAAAATGATCTTGATGAAGAGATGATCGAGCAAACCGAAATTCAGGTGAAATATTCTGGATATATCCAAAAGGAAAAAAATAATGCTGATAAACTTAACCGTTTGGAGGATATCAGAATTCCAAATAATTTTGATTACTCAAAGATCAAATCCATGTCTTACGAAGCGAGGGAAAAATTGAAAAAAGTTCAGCCAACAACAATTTCCCAGGCTTCAAGAATCAGCGGGGTGAGTCCAAATGATATTTCGGTCTTACTGGTTTATATGGGTAGGTAA
- a CDS encoding class I SAM-dependent methyltransferase yields the protein MITAEKKYNTQVKDEPKMVCKDHLVTGEEFQISEYENGILRTEPVPSDLGKYYESDNYISHSDSKSGLQDKVYQLVKSHMLSKKANWVRRYFKQGDILDFGAGTGEFLNKMKKFLWNVDGVEPNKTARDLAILKGLNLKPDLSELRIKTFDVISLWHVLEHLPDLEKKILEFYDLLNEDGILIIAVPNHRSYDAEFYKEDWAAWDVPRHLWHFSRAGLTEKFCGFNFELVDEKPLKFDSYYVSLLSEKNKKSSTNPLNALYRGFVSNQRARRNGEYSSIAYFFKKTPKT from the coding sequence TTGATTACAGCAGAAAAAAAATATAACACTCAGGTCAAGGATGAGCCAAAAATGGTTTGCAAAGATCATTTGGTAACGGGAGAAGAATTTCAGATTTCAGAATATGAAAATGGAATTCTAAGAACAGAACCTGTTCCTTCAGATCTTGGTAAATATTACGAGAGTGATAACTATATTTCTCATAGCGATTCCAAAAGCGGTTTACAGGATAAGGTTTATCAACTTGTGAAATCTCACATGCTTTCTAAAAAAGCGAATTGGGTGAGAAGGTATTTTAAGCAGGGGGATATTTTAGATTTTGGAGCGGGTACTGGAGAGTTTTTAAATAAGATGAAAAAGTTCCTCTGGAATGTAGACGGTGTGGAACCAAATAAAACTGCCCGGGACCTTGCCATCTTAAAAGGCCTGAATTTGAAACCAGATCTTTCTGAACTTAGGATTAAGACATTTGATGTTATAAGTTTGTGGCATGTTTTGGAACATCTGCCAGATCTAGAAAAAAAGATCCTGGAATTTTATGATCTTTTAAATGAGGATGGTATTTTGATTATCGCGGTTCCCAATCACAGATCTTATGATGCTGAATTTTATAAAGAGGATTGGGCGGCCTGGGATGTGCCTAGACACCTCTGGCATTTTTCGAGAGCTGGTCTTACGGAAAAATTTTGTGGATTCAATTTTGAGCTGGTAGATGAAAAACCCTTAAAATTCGATTCTTATTATGTGAGCCTGTTAAGTGAAAAAAATAAAAAATCTTCAACCAATCCTTTAAATGCATTATATCGAGGATTTGTCTCTAACCAGAGAGCCAGGCGGAATGGAGAGTATTCTTCTATCGCTTATTTCTTTAAGAAGACACCTAAAACTTAA
- a CDS encoding OmpH family outer membrane protein — protein MIKRFIGVAAIAIMMVSCNEQKTAYVDTTKIVQEYKEMKDVEAEFTSKSDSVRQQLDSVARVFQQEVQAYQSEMNSMSDAQRKEKEQELMQKQQMLQQQQQMQSNRLREQSSAVMDSIVTKIKDYVKDYGKENNYTYIFGSNESANIMYAEEGLDITQDILDKLNEEYGGNDAVETETPEEVED, from the coding sequence ATGATCAAAAGATTTATTGGAGTTGCAGCAATTGCAATTATGATGGTTTCATGTAACGAGCAAAAAACTGCTTATGTAGATACCACAAAAATTGTTCAGGAATATAAAGAGATGAAAGATGTTGAAGCAGAGTTCACATCTAAATCAGATTCAGTTAGACAACAACTTGATTCTGTAGCTCGTGTTTTTCAGCAGGAAGTTCAGGCTTATCAGTCTGAGATGAATTCTATGTCTGATGCTCAGCGTAAGGAAAAGGAGCAGGAATTAATGCAAAAGCAACAAATGCTTCAGCAGCAACAGCAAATGCAGAGCAACCGACTTAGAGAGCAAAGTTCTGCCGTTATGGATTCTATCGTAACCAAGATCAAGGATTATGTAAAGGACTATGGTAAAGAAAATAACTATACCTATATATTTGGATCTAACGAGAGCGCAAATATCATGTATGCTGAAGAAGGACTGGATATAACTCAGGATATCCTGGATAAACTAAATGAGGAATATGGTGGTAATGATGCCGTAGAGACTGAAACTCCGGAAGAAGTAGAGGACTAG
- a CDS encoding DoxX family protein, whose product MENITSNFTEILILLFILITFLQSGIDKATDWGGNTGWLKDHFSGTILSGIVPLMVGIILVIEVITGLMAILSLYHILAGIESNVALYTCVLSCITLLMLLFGQRVAKDYAGAFTLTGYFIVCMFGVYILS is encoded by the coding sequence ATGGAAAACATTACCTCAAATTTTACCGAAATCCTCATCCTTCTTTTTATCCTGATCACTTTTCTGCAATCTGGAATAGATAAAGCTACAGACTGGGGTGGAAATACAGGATGGCTAAAAGATCATTTTTCTGGCACCATCCTATCAGGAATAGTTCCCTTGATGGTCGGCATTATTTTAGTCATTGAAGTCATCACGGGTCTAATGGCTATTTTAAGCCTTTACCATATTCTGGCAGGTATTGAGTCCAATGTAGCACTTTACACCTGTGTGCTGTCTTGTATCACTTTATTAATGCTATTATTCGGACAGAGAGTAGCCAAGGATTATGCCGGAGCATTTACTCTTACCGGTTATTTTATTGTTTGTATGTTCGGAGTTTATATTTTGAGTTAA
- a CDS encoding DNA polymerase III subunit delta', producing the protein MLFNDVIGLPHIKNHLTTTADRNRIPHAQLFTGQPGSGVLPMAIAYAQYILCKNTDGENNNEEAASCNLKFRNLSHPDLHFAFPVAANEKVKKNPVSSHFLEEWRSFVKDNPYGSLYDWYQNLGVENKQGQISVYEAQDIVKSLSLKAYEGGFKVMIIWMAEKMNIAASNKLLKLIEEPPKNTVFILVAEDEENIIQTIRSRCQSLHFPPLSEADISKALMEREGCDESLAKKIAHQANGDYTKATHILKKNAGDEQFEAWFISWIRSAFKAKGNKSTVLELVAWSEEIAALGRETQKSFLLYCMDFFRQSLLMNYKAKTLVYLEPTAEKFKLENFAPFVHGNNIMEITDALEKAIYHIERNGNAKIILTDLSIKLTRFLHKKAA; encoded by the coding sequence ATGCTTTTTAACGATGTAATTGGTCTTCCGCACATAAAAAATCATCTGACGACCACCGCAGACAGAAACCGAATTCCACATGCCCAACTTTTTACAGGGCAACCGGGAAGTGGCGTTCTGCCTATGGCTATAGCTTATGCACAGTATATTTTGTGTAAGAATACAGATGGAGAAAACAATAATGAAGAGGCTGCTAGCTGCAACTTAAAATTCAGAAATTTATCACATCCAGATCTGCATTTTGCCTTCCCGGTAGCTGCTAACGAAAAAGTGAAAAAGAACCCTGTTTCCTCTCATTTTCTCGAGGAATGGAGAAGTTTTGTAAAGGACAATCCATATGGAAGCCTTTATGACTGGTATCAGAATTTGGGGGTCGAAAATAAACAGGGACAAATTAGTGTTTATGAGGCCCAGGATATCGTGAAGTCTCTTTCTTTAAAGGCTTACGAAGGCGGTTTTAAGGTGATGATCATATGGATGGCTGAAAAAATGAATATTGCCGCCTCCAATAAATTACTTAAACTCATTGAAGAGCCTCCAAAGAATACAGTTTTTATACTAGTGGCAGAAGATGAAGAGAACATTATTCAAACCATACGCTCCCGCTGCCAGAGTCTGCATTTCCCGCCTTTGAGCGAAGCAGATATTTCTAAAGCACTTATGGAGCGTGAAGGCTGTGATGAATCTCTTGCAAAAAAAATCGCTCACCAGGCCAATGGAGATTATACCAAGGCTACTCACATTTTAAAAAAGAATGCCGGTGATGAACAATTTGAAGCCTGGTTCATTAGCTGGATAAGAAGTGCTTTTAAAGCTAAAGGAAATAAATCTACTGTTTTGGAACTGGTGGCCTGGAGTGAAGAAATTGCAGCACTTGGGCGAGAAACCCAAAAAAGTTTTCTTTTATACTGTATGGATTTTTTCCGCCAGTCTCTTCTAATGAATTATAAGGCCAAAACCCTGGTTTACCTTGAACCTACTGCTGAAAAATTCAAATTGGAAAATTTCGCTCCTTTTGTTCATGGGAATAATATTATGGAAATTACAGATGCCCTTGAAAAAGCTATTTATCATATAGAACGGAACGGTAATGCTAAAATAATCCTTACTGATCTTTCTATAAAACTAACTAGATTTTTACATAAAAAAGCCGCTTAA
- a CDS encoding phosphoglycerate kinase — protein sequence MKTIDDYNFNNKRALIRVDFNVPLNEEMEVTDANRIEAAKPTIIKILEDGGSVVLMSHLGRPKGKESKFSLQHITGKVSEVLGVKVKFVEDCVGEEVEKAAANLQSGEVLLLENLRFHEEETKGDEHFAEQLSKLGDIYVNDAFGTAHRAHASTTVVAKFFEDKCFGYLLAKEIKSLDKVLNSKEKPVTAVLGGAKVSSKITVIENILDKIDHLIIGGGMTYTFIKAQGGHIGNSLVEDDKQELALEILKKAKEKGVEVHLPVDSIIADSFSEQASTQTESVDNIPDGWMGLDVGPQTIQNFSDIISKSKIILWNGPLGVFEMDTFAKGTIQLGEAIAEATKDGAFSLVGGGDSVAAVKKFGLEDKVSYVSTGGGAMLEMLEGKSLPGIEAIKK from the coding sequence ATGAAAACTATAGACGATTACAATTTTAATAATAAAAGGGCACTTATAAGAGTTGATTTCAATGTTCCTCTAAATGAAGAGATGGAAGTGACCGATGCAAATCGAATTGAAGCAGCCAAGCCAACAATTATTAAAATTCTGGAAGATGGTGGTAGTGTTGTATTAATGTCACACCTGGGAAGGCCTAAAGGGAAAGAAAGTAAATTCTCTTTACAGCATATAACCGGGAAGGTTTCTGAAGTACTTGGTGTAAAAGTAAAATTCGTTGAGGATTGCGTAGGGGAAGAAGTTGAAAAAGCTGCAGCTAATTTACAGTCTGGAGAAGTTCTTCTTCTGGAAAACCTACGTTTTCATGAAGAGGAAACAAAAGGAGATGAACATTTCGCTGAACAACTTTCAAAGTTAGGCGATATTTACGTGAATGATGCCTTTGGAACAGCGCACAGAGCCCATGCCTCCACAACAGTGGTAGCAAAATTCTTTGAAGATAAATGTTTTGGTTATTTACTTGCTAAAGAGATAAAAAGTCTTGATAAGGTTTTAAACAGTAAAGAGAAACCTGTAACCGCAGTTCTTGGTGGAGCAAAAGTTTCTTCAAAAATCACTGTTATTGAAAACATACTTGATAAAATAGATCACCTTATTATTGGAGGTGGTATGACCTATACCTTCATTAAAGCCCAGGGAGGCCATATTGGAAATTCCCTGGTAGAAGATGATAAACAGGAACTTGCCCTTGAAATTCTAAAAAAGGCTAAGGAAAAAGGAGTTGAGGTACACCTTCCTGTAGATTCAATTATTGCCGACAGTTTTTCTGAACAGGCAAGTACTCAGACTGAAAGTGTGGATAATATTCCAGATGGCTGGATGGGATTGGATGTTGGTCCTCAAACCATTCAGAATTTTTCTGATATTATTAGTAAATCAAAGATCATTCTATGGAACGGACCTTTAGGGGTATTCGAAATGGATACTTTTGCGAAGGGAACCATCCAGTTGGGTGAAGCAATTGCTGAAGCTACTAAAGATGGTGCTTTCTCTTTAGTTGGAGGAGGTGATTCTGTTGCAGCTGTTAAAAAATTCGGACTCGAAGATAAGGTAAGCTACGTTTCTACTGGTGGTGGAGCGATGCTTGAAATGCTTGAAGGAAAATCCCTTCCGGGAATTGAAGCAATTAAAAAGTAA